From Parambassis ranga chromosome 9, fParRan2.1, whole genome shotgun sequence, the proteins below share one genomic window:
- the pias2 gene encoding E3 SUMO-protein ligase PIAS2 — protein sequence MTGTTRWRRMESLGAQSCNTDNFTLLTGKTAVWHHIETSMNIQQPAPLIPPVHPDVQMKSLPFYDVLDVLIKPSSLGVSTAQRYHQEKYFVFALTPQQVREVCISRDFLPGGRRDYMVQIQLRFCLSETSCPQEDNYPNSLCIKVNGKLFPLPGYAPPPKNGVEQKRPGRPLNITSLVRLSSAVPNQISVTWAPEIGKTYSMSVYLVRQLTSPLLLQRLRMKGIRNPDHSRALIKEKLTADPDSEIATTSLRVSLMCPLGKMRLTVPCRAVTCSHLQCFDAALYLQMNEKKPTWICPVCDKKATYESLIIDGLFLEILNDCSDVDEIKFQEDGTWCPMRPKKEAVKVPSQSVPKIETPLRQLSVVPHSTDPSTTKKADVIDLTLESSSSDEEDTDPPLKKRCVYISKNEEMHPKGVLAYQPTVRVSNVQALDPAYLTSTLADYAVPFHPSTLATIPTDMQSLDLFSLIQADPQHYRPPMFLDNLTSSMQSASTASSSSALVSSSSSHYETNAHTPSSMHETRVITGGVGGAGGTESSISDIISLD from the exons ATGACCGGAACAACAAGATGGCGGAGAATGGAGAGTCTCGG GGCTCAGTCCTGTAACACAGACAACTTCACCTTGTTGACTGGTAAAACAGCTGTGTGGCACCACATCGAAACCAGCATGAATATTCAGCAGCCGGCCCCCCTCATCCCCCCCGTCCACCCTGATGTTCAGATGAAGTCCCTGCCCTTCTATGATGTGCTGGATGTTTTAATCAAACCTTCAAGCTTGG GAGTGAGTACTGCGCAGAGGTACCACCAAGAAAAGTATTTTGTCTTTGCCCTGACACCACAGCAAGTTCGAGAAGTATGCATTTCACG AGACTTTTTACCAGGTGGCAGAAGGGATTACATGGTTCAAATTCAGCTGAG GTTCTGCTTATCAGAGACAAGCTGCCCTCAAGAGGACAATTACCCCAACAGTCTTTGTATAAAGGTCAATGGGAAACTTTTTCCATTACCA GGTTATGCACCACCACCAAAAAATGGTGTGGAACAGAAGAGACCCGGAAGACCCCTAAACATTACCTCTCTTGTCAGACTGTCATCTGCAGTACCCAATCAGATTTCAGTCACATGGGCACCAGAAATTGGAAAA ACCTATTCCATGTCTGTGTACCTGGTGAGGCAGCTGACATCACCACTGCTTCTGCAGAGGCTGAGGATGAAGGGCATCCGAAACCCAGACCACTCCAGAGCACTAA TTAAAGAGAAGCTGACAGCAGATCCAGACAGTGAGATTGCAACCACAAGCCTTCGAGTATCACTTATGTGCCCG CTTGGTAAGATGCGACTGACTGTGCCATGTAGAGCAGTGACCTGTTCTCATCTGCAGTGTTTTGACGCTGCACTCTACCTGCAGATGAATGAGAAGAAGCCTACCTGGATCTGTCCAGTGTGTGACAAAAAGGCTACATACGAAAGCCTCATCATTGACGG TTTATTTTTGGAGATCCTGAATGACTGCTCGGATGTGGATGAAATCAAGTTCCAGGAGGATGGAACATGGTGCCCCATGAGACCAAAGAAAGAAGCTGTTAAGGTCCCCTCACAATCAGTTCCTAAAATTGAGA cTCCTTTGCGCCAGCTCTCAGTTGTTCCCCATTCCACTGATCCAAGTACCACCAAGAAGGCAGATGTGATTGACTTGACCCTGGAAAGCTCCTCCTCTGATGAAGAAGACACTGACCCTCCACTGAAGAAACGCTGTGTTTACATTTCCAAGAACGAAGAGATGCATCCAAAGGG CGTGTTGGCCTACCAGCCCACTGTGCGCGTGTCAAACGTCCAGGCACTGGACCCAGCGTATCTGACCTCCACACTTGCTGACTATGCAGTCCCCTTCCACCCATCCACCCTGGCCACCATCCCTACCGACATGCAGA GTCTGGATTTGTTTTCCTTAATTCAAGCAGATCCCCAG CACTATCGCCCTCCGATGTTTTTGGATAATCTGACGAGCAGCATGCAAAGTGCATctacagccagcagcagttCAGCTCTGGTCTCCTCATCCAGCAGCCACTATGAAACCAACGCCCACACTCCTAGCTCCATGCACGAGACCCGGGTCATCACAGGAGGAGTCGGGGGCGCTGGCGGGACtgaaagcagcatatcagatATCATTTCATTAGACTGA